One segment of Fibrobacter sp. UWB10 DNA contains the following:
- the hisC gene encoding histidinol-phosphate transaminase, which produces MIDPRPELLKLSDYVPGKSMDEIRAKYGLTKVVKLASNENPLGASPKAVEAYHEIADALHLYPRGDAPKLINAIADFYGVNTNQIVIGNGSDEIIDMVGKAFIRQGDNCIGITPTFSVYKFTTLSNGADFIGVGVGDQKTPLSELLKVVNDKTRVVFICSPNNPTGVYYNKQELIEFLDKVPSNVLVFLDQAYSEFATAEDYPVLIDMLDKYKNLFINRTFSKIYGLAGLRIGYAMANAEVIKAMWKIKPPFDVNQAAQVAAIAALSDKEHVKKTLELNAEGIKYLTPEFESLGFKVLPTQGNFICIHIGPKAKDLVLFLEQNGMIVRGLTSFGLPEHIRVTLGKREENELLVSLVKKWKAQA; this is translated from the coding sequence ATGATTGATCCGCGTCCAGAGCTTTTGAAACTTTCTGATTACGTTCCCGGCAAATCCATGGATGAAATCCGTGCGAAGTACGGGCTTACGAAAGTCGTTAAATTGGCTTCGAACGAAAACCCGCTCGGAGCTTCCCCGAAGGCGGTCGAAGCCTACCACGAAATTGCGGACGCATTGCACTTGTACCCGCGTGGTGATGCTCCCAAGCTGATTAATGCCATCGCTGATTTTTACGGTGTGAACACCAACCAGATTGTGATTGGTAACGGTTCCGACGAAATCATCGACATGGTGGGCAAGGCTTTCATTCGTCAGGGTGACAACTGTATCGGCATCACGCCGACGTTCTCGGTCTACAAGTTTACGACGCTTTCGAACGGTGCTGACTTTATCGGTGTCGGTGTGGGCGACCAGAAGACTCCGCTTTCGGAACTTTTGAAGGTGGTGAATGATAAGACTCGCGTGGTCTTTATCTGCAGCCCGAACAACCCGACTGGCGTTTACTATAACAAGCAGGAATTGATTGAATTCCTGGATAAGGTTCCGAGCAACGTGCTTGTATTCCTCGATCAGGCTTATTCTGAATTTGCAACTGCCGAAGATTACCCCGTGCTGATAGACATGCTTGACAAGTATAAGAACTTGTTCATCAACCGCACGTTCAGTAAGATTTACGGCCTCGCGGGCCTTCGCATTGGTTATGCTATGGCAAATGCCGAAGTAATCAAGGCCATGTGGAAAATCAAGCCGCCGTTTGACGTGAACCAGGCTGCCCAAGTGGCTGCAATCGCGGCCCTTTCTGACAAGGAACACGTCAAGAAGACTCTCGAACTCAATGCCGAAGGTATCAAGTACCTGACTCCGGAATTCGAATCGCTTGGCTTCAAGGTGTTGCCGACTCAGGGTAACTTCATTTGTATTCACATTGGCCCTAAGGCGAAGGACCTCGTGCTGTTCCTCGAACAGAACGGCATGATCGTTCGTGGGCTCACCAGCTTTGGCCTGCCCGAACACATCCGCGTGACTCTCGGCAAGCGCGAAGAAAACGAACTCTTGGTTAGCCTCGTCAAAAAGTGGAAGGCTCAGGCTTAA
- a CDS encoding DNA internalization-related competence protein ComEC/Rec2 has product MKSSKKNKILTDLQNLLTPLMGKPALLSAIVITIIFAGIDEPMYACFLWPILGLVTHVFKRSLQWVVLISIVVAIVAHEFSVSQQEKNSPAAGALTTACGIVETAQSKKSGMAIVIRTTQTMAGESLEPYRVRLTEKRSLPEYPMPGDSLCYEASYYPVLPPTVPGAFDTKGWLKSQGLLAYGKFVHWTVFSETWVPERSFYHFRKWIASRFSDYLDPSETGLLLGLLAGDRGGIPDALRSDFQRSGLVHVLAISGFHVVLLAGMLMIFLKATGLPHRVVRILAIALLFLYIPVTGGSPAVRRAVLMFAVPQVGALFQRTANTLNSLGVALLFIMIPEPSVIWNPGFQLSVAATMGILMGGSWNPLKKLPDELRKNKWWARLQAFVVEPTYVTLCATLSTAPFLIHHFKTLSPFAWLGNIVVVPAISMGMQAGLFALLSPIDLLREHFCYAARFFLRLASLLTRLLSDSSQASVTVGPFDPSILLLCGALIVLVPVASKNRVARRFSLCCMLLFAIVFAYKGYYAILKPSWKLTAIDIGQGDSLLLTTPSGSHILVDAGDIKRQDSGKDIIVPYLHHIGASKLDALVITHADQDHFGGAESIIKMFPVKELWITECARIDEKENWQRVVSEAYRRGILIRDISRGILYKENFFEIKVLHPDTKRCVDANTQSIAFRAKGLGHSALLTGDLTVQGEKEIMKTDAYLKSDVLKLGHHGSKTSSSRKFLNQVEPKLALISSGRKNRFRHPSKQVIQRLDSLKIPYLNTAEKGTIEILFRKDSMLVNTMWE; this is encoded by the coding sequence ATGAAATCTAGCAAAAAAAATAAAATTCTGACCGATTTGCAAAACTTACTCACCCCGCTCATGGGAAAACCCGCGTTGTTGAGCGCGATTGTCATCACGATTATTTTTGCAGGAATAGACGAACCGATGTATGCCTGCTTTTTATGGCCTATTTTAGGGCTCGTGACGCATGTTTTTAAAAGGTCGCTCCAATGGGTGGTCTTGATTAGCATAGTGGTGGCGATTGTGGCTCATGAGTTTTCGGTGAGTCAACAAGAAAAGAATTCGCCTGCGGCAGGTGCTTTGACCACGGCTTGCGGGATTGTTGAGACGGCGCAATCCAAAAAAAGTGGAATGGCTATCGTGATTCGTACGACTCAGACGATGGCGGGCGAGTCTCTTGAGCCTTATCGTGTTCGACTGACTGAAAAACGCTCGTTGCCCGAGTACCCCATGCCAGGCGATTCTCTGTGTTACGAGGCTTCGTATTACCCGGTTTTACCGCCTACAGTGCCGGGGGCATTCGATACCAAAGGGTGGCTTAAGTCGCAAGGACTCTTGGCGTACGGAAAATTTGTCCATTGGACCGTTTTCAGTGAAACTTGGGTGCCGGAACGCAGTTTTTATCATTTTCGCAAGTGGATTGCGTCGAGGTTTAGCGATTATCTGGATCCGTCTGAAACAGGCTTGTTGCTTGGGCTTTTGGCGGGGGACCGCGGGGGCATTCCCGATGCTTTGCGCAGTGATTTTCAGCGCTCGGGGCTTGTGCATGTTTTAGCGATAAGTGGTTTTCATGTGGTGCTCTTGGCGGGCATGCTGATGATTTTCTTGAAGGCAACTGGGCTTCCGCATCGAGTGGTGCGCATTTTGGCGATTGCGCTTTTGTTCTTGTACATTCCTGTGACCGGCGGATCGCCCGCCGTAAGGCGGGCGGTGCTCATGTTCGCCGTGCCGCAGGTCGGCGCATTGTTCCAAAGGACTGCGAATACATTGAATAGCCTGGGGGTCGCTCTCCTTTTTATTATGATTCCGGAGCCTTCTGTTATCTGGAATCCTGGTTTCCAGCTGTCGGTGGCGGCGACCATGGGCATTCTGATGGGCGGCTCTTGGAATCCGCTTAAGAAATTGCCCGATGAACTTCGTAAGAATAAGTGGTGGGCCCGCTTGCAGGCATTTGTGGTGGAGCCGACTTACGTGACTCTGTGCGCCACACTTTCGACGGCTCCATTTTTGATTCACCATTTCAAGACGCTTTCTCCGTTTGCGTGGCTTGGCAATATTGTGGTGGTGCCTGCGATTTCGATGGGCATGCAGGCGGGACTTTTTGCGTTGCTCTCGCCGATTGATTTACTGCGGGAACATTTTTGTTATGCGGCGCGATTCTTTTTACGGCTGGCATCGCTCTTGACGCGCTTGCTGTCGGATTCTTCGCAGGCCTCTGTGACTGTTGGGCCGTTTGACCCCTCCATATTGCTTTTGTGCGGGGCGTTGATAGTCTTGGTTCCTGTTGCAAGCAAGAACCGAGTCGCTAGGCGGTTTTCGCTTTGTTGCATGCTCCTTTTTGCAATCGTTTTCGCATACAAAGGATACTATGCTATTCTAAAACCGAGCTGGAAACTGACGGCCATCGATATCGGGCAGGGCGATAGCCTTTTGCTCACGACACCTTCGGGCTCGCATATTCTGGTGGATGCGGGCGATATCAAACGGCAAGATTCCGGGAAAGATATCATCGTTCCGTACCTGCACCATATCGGGGCTTCCAAGCTAGATGCTTTAGTCATCACGCATGCAGACCAAGACCATTTCGGCGGCGCAGAATCAATCATCAAGATGTTTCCGGTCAAGGAACTCTGGATAACGGAATGCGCAAGAATCGATGAAAAAGAAAACTGGCAACGGGTGGTTTCTGAAGCCTACCGGCGGGGAATTCTAATTCGCGACATTTCTCGCGGAATCTTGTACAAAGAAAACTTCTTTGAAATCAAGGTGCTCCATCCAGATACCAAGCGTTGTGTCGATGCGAATACACAAAGTATTGCGTTTCGGGCAAAGGGACTCGGGCATTCCGCTTTGCTGACGGGCGACTTGACGGTGCAAGGCGAAAAAGAAATCATGAAAACCGATGCGTACCTGAAAAGCGATGTGCTCAAGCTCGGACATCACGGATCAAAAACATCAAGCAGTCGCAAGTTCTTGAATCAGGTGGAACCAAAGCTAGCCCTTATTTCGAGCGGGCGCAAGAACCGGTTCCGCCATCCGAGCAAGCAGGTAATTCAAAGGCTTGATTCTCTCAAGATTCCGTATTTGAATACGGCAGAAAAGGGAACAATAGAAATCCTCTTTCGAAAGGATTCCATGCTCGTAAATACAATGTGGGAATAA